Within Anopheles nili chromosome 3, idAnoNiliSN_F5_01, whole genome shotgun sequence, the genomic segment GGAAAAGGTGCTGTTAAACGCGATGGAATCGGCTTACGAGGCCGACCCCGCGGGCGGCTCGCGTACAATTAGTTCTCGGAAGATGAAATGGGATGAAGCCGATGGGGTCGCATTGCATAATGACCTGATTTTGTTGCGCCTCTGCACACTAATGACGTGCAGCGTTGTGCAGTTTTGAGTTTCCACGTGTGCTGCAAAGGAGCGCGTGCGAGCgcaaaaaagttgaaaaagtgTTTCATGCTTCCATTGCACGTAATTACTGCTCATGAGCAGCGGTAGTAAAACTAATTGGAAATGTATCGCGCTAAAggatgatgtgttttttcacataaatttcaaattaacgATCAGATCAGCGTGGCGTTGTATGACATTTTTAGATCGTGTTTTGTTGATCACATTTCATCACATGAATGTGTCCGCAGAGCATTTAATCGATAAAAATGTATGTCACCGAGATCAATCGCGCTCGTCAGCGTGTCCATGAGAGCAAATACGAAACAAACGCTGGCAAAAACTGCATTTCCTTTCGTTTGACATGCCATCGGGCAATGTCAAGCGCGCAAACAGCgctcacaaaacaaaaacacggcgcaaaaaaaggagaagaaaaaaaaacacgcccgtTGTTCCAGTTGCATATAATTTTCCGTTTGAAACGAACGCTTTTGCCATCAGCAGCGTTTGATGTCGGTAGAATTAAGCACCCGCACGACAGCGGCGTGACGTGTGACACGTGCGTCAGAACAAAATGCACACTAAGCTAAAATGTcactcggttcggtttctcGTTTGTGCCACCAGCGGCCTCTATCTAACGGAAGTCACCTAACACTGATGGCCGTGGAATCGGCAGCGGCCGGCAAGTACAGCTGCGAAGTGTCCGCGGATTTGCCCTCTTTCGACACGATGATCGTGTCCAGTGAGCTGGAAGTGGTCGGTAAGTATCAGCACAATTGAATATGATATCCTGCTCCACGGCGTTACTGAGCGGAAATTAGGTCCACGCAATActacatctctctctctcttctcatTGACTAGATATTCCGGTAACGAAGCCGCTAATTACGGGCATCAAGCAGTTCTATCGAATAGGCGACGTCGTGTATGGTAACTGCACGTCTTACAACTCGAAACCTGCTGCCAATCTCACCTGGCTGCTGGATGACAAAAAGGTACGAAATGGGTACGCTAGATAGCCAGCACGTCAGCAGGAGATGTCTTTTCATCAGCTGGTTGCGGAACCGTTGCTGTAGGAGCTTTTGTTCGACACGTAGTCCGGAGTTCCCGAGGATGGTTTTCGCCACACGTGGCGCCCCGGGGCGGGAAACTCAATCAACATGGGAAATCGTTTTatgtatttaattaaaactttaaTCCGCCGGAATATCAATCTTCCGGCGCCGACAAATCCTTGTCATCGCGCAGCCATCGCTGTCGGATGGAATGATGAAATGCTCGGAGCAGTTCGTGATGCTTTAGGGGAagctgggtggtgggtggatcgCAACTCACCCTTCGGCGCTGACGTTGGGAGAGCTTTCGACGAGGGGCTCGTTGCTTTGGTAGTAAATAGTAAGCGCTACCGGAAGTAATTCCGGTAGCATTACGAATCCAAATCTCCACTCGATCCGTAAGTCGTTCCGAGCGCTGCTcagtttgtattttatttacacCATAAACTTGAACTGGAAGAGAGGCGAGAATCCTCGAGGGGTAGGAACACTAGCTTCCTTTCGAGCGACCGGGAGGATGCGTTTGCTACCCTCCATGTCTTGTTTGCTCGCTCCATCCTCAGTATGTATCCTGGTTGGTGTGTAATGCCCGGATAAGGGTCCTACTTGGCCGGTATCTTGAAGGATGCAGGACATCGGACCAAATCCCCCTCAGGGAGACTACGCCTTTCAAGTGCGAACTGAGCTACCGATGTCCAGGACTTTCCCATCCGGTTTTCTGATCGGCTCGTGTGAGGAATTGGCCCAGCGTTGGGAAGCTTATCGGGGAACGGAAAACGGAAGTGACGGCAACGCTCCTAAGCTACGTGAACCGACCGACCGTCTGTTGACGCCGTGCAAACACGGGCCGAGCAATTGCGGCCAAGATTCATCATGTGCAGCGAGTGCGGGTTTGAAGTTTTCGGAAACATGTCACTGTCGCTCTGGAGCAAAAATGTGGCACTTTGTTGCGGGCACCATCGTCCTGGAGCAGTTTGAAGTTTAGAAGGATTAGATGAAAATTGAGCTCTACTATGAGAGCTCTACTATTAAGTATCACAGAGGGTATCAAATTAACTCGATTCATTTACGTCATCAACTTTAAAGCATCTTGAAAGGCTCGTTGTACTAAACATACACTAGACTCATGTGACATGAGCTTTTGCCGTACTAAATATGTACTAGACACATGTAACAAAACCGGTTCCATACTTTCCAGAGTTAGTTGGGTtagattatttaaaaaaaatacacatgatCCATTGTAACATTCATCAAATGTCTCTCGTTTCTCACAGATCAATGCATCACAAATGACGCCGTACCCGGTCTACAAGGATCACCGCAGCGGACTCGAAACCTCCACGTTAGGGATATTTTTCAAACTCTCGCATCACTTCCACGGACGAAGCAAACTGAAAGTAGGTGAAGTGTTGCTTACCAAACGACGCTAGTGCAGCCTAGCTGTGcgcttttttctctatttgGCCTTTGAGATTGTTCATGTTATTTTAACCCCCTCGTACGGAGCTTTCAAGTGAGCTTAAGTCCACTCACTCCGGGACGCGAACATCTgcagaaagaaatgaaaaagtaCATGGACCTGCTTCGGTGACTCAATTTCGGTAATTCGTTACCACCAGCGTGCTGGGTGCCGTCGCACGTGTTTTCGACTTCGTGCATTACTCCGGccggaaacaaacaacatcgTCATTTTCCGCCACATTGACTACGTACCAGGAAAATATCGCCTGCCAAGCGCGTCTCCCTGTTATCGACTGCGAGCCCTGCGAGGTGGAAAGGGACGATGTACAAATATGAAAGATAAGAAGCTGAGCATTTGCTTCCTTCTTGCTGTCTTCCATATttcgtgtgtctgtgtgtgttaTTCCACTCCGTTTGCCCGTAAAGTCGCGATacttttcgctttcatctCACAGAAATGGCTCCCACTCGCGCGGAAGCCCGGCGCCATTCgcgtgtattttattttatttctaccGTTTGCCTATCCGTTTGCCGCTGCAAAGATAAATAATCGCGCGCCTCGagaggcgcctccatcagttCGCGTTTCATGTCGTGTGGGCCCGGAATAAGCACGAAGTGTCCCGCTTCCGGCCGGTTTGGGCGCGTTGACGGGCTTTCGGCAAACAAGGACTGGCCGCGTTACTCGAGCTATTTATCTTTGCCCAAGTGCGCCACTCTGTTTGCGCCGATCGATGATGCGTGGCATTGATTAGCAGGAAAGCTTCGTTAGTTTACCGGTGAAAAAATTTAGTACTTCCGGTTGGATTGACGTTTCGGTTTGACTTACCGTGGTGACAGCCCGGAGCTGTCAATGGAGACGGacgatggaaataaaaacaagcgGATGGACGAATAAATACTCACTTTTTTAAGGTTCCGGTTTCGATTATTGTGTTTCGTCTCATCTGCAGTTTAGCTGCGTGGCTAAAATTCACAACGTCTACGAGCAGCGCGTCGATCGGTGGATCGAGGACGAGCGGCCCAAGCTGTTGGCTGCGTCGGCGTCTCCTGTCGGGCTCAATCCGGTCAACTACGTGCATCCGGTGTACGATCAGTCGTCGGCTTCGTCCTCCTATCACCACCACGACGGCAGCGATTTCGACAATCAGAACAGTGACGCCTACATGACGCAGATACAAGGTAATGATGGATTATCTACTCGATTCAGCATGTACCCTGAAGTTCATTGCgtaaattttcaaaaagctCAAAGCTCAAAGCCTCTCTTAAACCTAGAACCATTCACACAGCCATCGGAGTTAGATTTAGGGCTAACTCCTTCACGGTCCAGTGCACAATAAGTCGCATTACCAACATGCAGCAGATCGATTTTGCTGTGTGCATCAAAATGAGTAGGCCATGCTGagttttttcacccaccattCACTATCGGAAATGTGCAACTTCCTCCGGCAGAAAGGTAGAACTCGTGCCAAAACATTTAGCGAACTCGCCCGACCACGTTTATGACCGCTCCCGGGGAAATCTCCCACAGAATTCAATTAGTTTGCAGAATGGCACACTCATCGCGAGTCCCGCATGCAGATGAGCGTCAAAAGCTCGACCAAAGGATACGGCCCGGGTCGAGCCTCAGGTCATGGTGGCCGGTCGATTACATGGTTGCTTCGGGAGCAGTTTTTGGGCCGCTCGGAGGCGCCACTTTTCCGATGGCCGATGacggcaaaagaaaatgttattaCGTGACCGAACCGAAGCGGATCGCAAAAAAACTcgccaaaaccaaaccaccggGGCTGGGTTGCTTCGCCTCAACGGCAGATCATCGAGCGAATAATCGCAAGATGTCGGTGTGGACGGGGAGACTTatattttgtgtatgtgtgtgggtgtgtgggtgttctTTAGCTCCCACCACACTGTGCTGTTGCTTCGCTGCTGGCCAATTTACGAGGTCATTCTACGCAATACCGGCGAACCCGTTGCACATGGCTGCAAGGCGAGATGCAAATTCGACTCCGGTATTGTAATGATATTGCACTATTCGAGGAGCTGCTGAAACTGTCTGGGGAAACTGACGGGTTAAAATATTCCGTTGGGcttgttttttcgttcacaATGCCGGCTTTACTGGGGAACAGAGCTGGTTACGTTttcgacaacaaaaaagaagcctttTGAAACGTGAAACAGAAGGAACCGTCGGCGTTGAGAATGTTACAACGCGCCCGAACTGATACTGCACTGAAGCACGTGCTAAAGTAAGAGCAGAAACTAATGGCACGAGAGTGACTTTTAATGTCGGTTCAGACATATTTTGTAGAAGGGATTGTTAGAGGTTTCATAGCTTGCACTCTATCTGTTCAAAATTAACAACTCACATTCACTAGCTCTgttagaaagagaaaaaagaatgaatcGATCACGCTTCAAGAGAAAAGCGTTTATTAATTAAATCTACTACTACTCGTTGGCAATTACACCGTTTTGGTTTTCAGTTGCACTGGCAGTAATACCCATGATTTAAATGAAGTAACATTTAATCAAATCGCTATCGCCCGGAAATCCCACACCGGTAATGAATCGTAATTCATTTCTAAAGCAGATTGTTTCACCTGAAAACAGGATGGAGGATACACGTGTAAAAAGGGTTTTCCACGCTTACCGCGTGATTCGGTGTCGATCAGCGCTCACCCGTTCCGGGAAAATGCACTAATTAATTAGAATCCGGCACGCTGCCACGCTGAAAGGAAGTTGTTTCAAACTCCGCTTCATTAGCGACCCCGATGGATATTGTCGATGAGTGCGCTAAAGTGTAAAGTCCATTCGCATGCTCGCGTTGCGATGAATCGCTCGCTCAGAGGTGTGGTATTAATTACATGAACTCCCGCTTTTAAAAGCCTTTCCCACACGGAAAAGGAATCACAACCACGAACGGTGGGGGCGTTCGGATTGTGCCACGAagttttgctgcattttctATTCACCCACGAGACCAACTCACCGGTGGGTCGATGCTAGGCACCTTTTCACCCGGTAGTTTCCGGCAAATCAACCGGAAAATGTCCATCCAGCTCCGGTGCCTATTGACCGCCACCGAAGGGGGCTCATTTGCATATTCCTGTTTAAAGCGTGCCGGGAGCTTTGCTCCCTGTGCTTGTGCCCTTGTCATCCAGCCATGCCACCTGCCAGAAGCAGCTGGGACGGCCCTTGCAGCACGTCTGGTCAAACCGACTGCCCAGACTGGCGGACGTTCAGAACAAGCGGCGAACATGAAAGCTTGATATGTCAACAGCTTTCGGTCTCCGGTTCCGGCAGCGTGAGTGCAATCCTCATCTCGAAGCCGTGTTTTTGTGagtgaattttcccaccagtACCAAGCGATGGACGAGCGATAAAATGAAACCACACTGATAGAGACCACGGCggagaaagagcgcgagagttTGACCTACTAgagggggaaaaacttttAGCGTAATGATTTTCATATTTGTCCGTCCGCGTGGCGGTGTACGGCACGCTGGAAAGAGTAGAATAgacgtgaaataaataaaatggcacGCAAAAAGGCCGACCCATCCTGGCGTGAAATCCTGCTGCAGCCGGTTGCAGTGATGCAAATTGTGGTCCATTTCATATTGAAATTTAGAGAAGCCAACCAAACATTGCAACCGGTTCGTGCCGCCCACAGCTTGCGAAGTATCTTTTCAACCTCACTCACATCTGAGCTGTTTAAAGAGTAGATTTTAAAGCACAAAAGATCCACCTGCTAACATCAAGAGCTTGAGTCCTTTCCAACGTCCGTACAACGGAGCTGATGGACCCCACTGACCGGGTGGTAACATTATCATCATCCATATTTTGACACCTTCAGTCCATTAATCATTGCTCTCACTCACCCCACGCCGGGGGCCACGGGGCACGATGATTCtaattttaacatttttcttaCCCACTCTTCCCAACCCAGGAGACATGTCATCCTCAGCTTCCAGCCCAAGCCGGTGGTGGACGATCGCGCTTTCGCTCGGCATTCTGCAACCGGCCAGTCGAGCGGCACTCGCAACCGTTATGCAAATGGTGCCCTCGATCCTGGCGGTCCTGCTGACCCTTCCCATCGCTTCCGGAGGGCAACTGACGCGAGCTCACGAAGGGCCCGTTCTTCCACCGTTCCGTACCATCTGAGCTTCACCGGAGCGCATCGGTTTGTCTGCGAGCCGTACGGAGACCGCTCgcatccattttgtttttttttgctttttgtttaccCGTGTGACCAGCCCGAAACATTCGCAACCCTGCCGAGATGGTCCGGTTCGGCACAAAACCACCGGCAGGCCGGAAGGCCTGTCGTCGCTCGGGAAGCTGTtcaccggaacggaaaacaTCAAAATCATAGTAAAATGCGAACGCGAGTGGTAGGAATGggcgcgaaaaagaaaacgctcaaaaacccgcaaacaaacaaaacccgagCGGAGGGTGTCGGTTccgtgccggtggaaaaggacACGGTCAGTCGGAGAATCTTCcggacggggtttttttttctctctcttcttcttcgtcgtcgtcgtttgtgTGTTGCAGGCAATGTAAATATGGTTCCGTTGCAAGGTGGTTCTTGCACCCAAAACGGCATTTAAAAACCGTGAATGAGAGATAAGCAAACTTCATCAACGACCACTCGACGGTTGCAGTGCGAACGGGGGCTTCATTTTGGTGCAGAAAACGATAGCACTCGAGTGCATCCTAAGCTCGCGAGGATTGAAGGAAGAGCACGCGAGCAAAATTATAAACTTCCAATAgcgaaacagaacaaaaaaaacaccgttctTCGGGTGTCATgtgaaaagataaaaaaaatgagaaaagtaaaaatatccCCGAGAGTAAACAACACCCCcacaacatacacacacacacacacatttcgtTTCGTGAGCCACTTCCGTGACCCGTGAAGGACGAGCAATGGCGCCCGAAAGCAGTATTGCATCACCATATTTTGCGGGTGCGATTTAAAGTGAATAAATTTCGTCACATCCGAACCGCGCGATACATGATGAGCAGCAGAAGCATGTGTGCATGTGACGTAAATGAAAAGCTGCTGGGTTGGGACAAGAGCTTGAGTGAAGCGGGAAATTGTCTCGCGAGTCTGGGTGAAGGCAGGAGCatagaaaataaatccacGCGTCGGTATCCAAGCCAACGTGGTCGCTAGGAAACCACCGTTTGGAAGTACTTTCCAACCTACCGCGGGGATGCCGATTTGTCGGCGCCTTTTTCCGGGAAGCTGCATGTGGTGGCGTCGTGGGTGGAAATTATCCCGTGCGCGAATTTCCATGGGCGACATTATAACGATGTGAGCAAAAgtggatgtgtgtgcgcgtgtggtAGATGCGTCGAGGCGTTGAAGGATGTGTGTAAATATGGGGAAATGAAAGCAGATTTGTGTATACCGAGTGCGAGGATGCAGCGAGCTAAAATGGGATCCAGTCCACGCGCGGGAGTAGAATTCAACCCCCGAGTCTGTGAGCCTGGGCTGGTGCgatgaagaaataaataaacgcgaCACAGGGACAATGCGAATGGAAGGAAGCGAGAAAGCTCCGTCTGACGATGCGAAAGGGCACGACTGTATAAGATGTGTATAGCGATGTATTGTAGGCGACTAATGAAAGTATTTGCGAATAAATAATCCAACCCTGGTACAGACGCCAGTCTccatgtttgtgtgttggttgagttttatttttatttttgttcaccCACCTCTTAAGCCGAAATTAAGCGACCTTCCGGGTAAAATGGTGCTCGAACGGTAAGAATGAgtaatttgagctttttgatGCTTAATCGAACCCCTGCTGCTTGCGGGATgtatcgtgtgtttgtacaTTTTCGCCACTGTGCTATTCATTTCTCTGCGCCAACAAGTTTCTGGGTTCTGAATCGCttcattaaatcaaattaatccCATGTTTTGTGCTCCGTTCGGTTATATCCTCAAATTGGTGGAAACTCAAACACGAGATGAATAAttgagagtgtgtttttttatttttatcacttctGCGAAGTGTGCTTTAGGCGATCCGTGTGAcgatgctttgtttttaaattataatcgGTTAAAATCGTTTACCGCATGCTACCCGGTGCACTGCAAAATGATACCAACAATCGCAGCGTATAAAAAACTGTTTGTTTACTGTTTATTAACAAGATTACGACCTTTTATCGGTACATCAAAGGCTGTatcaatattcatttttttccgcaCTCTCATTTCAGAGCAGGCATTTACCGGACTCAGTAAAACGCGCACGAAACATTCACGTTGATTGGAGTGGTACTCGCTCCCGCCAGAAATTACGCTTCATCAATTATTTACTGCCCGTGTACGTAAATGTGgtcgttttaattttgcttcCAGCCCGCCATGCATAAACCAGTGCACCAGTGCTGGCTGATGTTGGCACGTGGATAggagaaaaatgagaaaatggtaaaaaggCATCGTTCCCGCCGGCGATGGTATTAATAACGGTGGATGCAGTTTATAGCGTATGGTATGGTTCATCATTCTTGATTATCGTAAGGGTAGGAAAAAATCACTGATAATGATTAAAAATGTACGAGAACGCATCTTTTTTGACGATGatgcaatagaaaaaaagtatcGATTAATCGATGGGGAATACATGGACTGGCATTTAGTTTCAGATATAATTCATTGTTCTTCCTTATGAAACTAAACCAATGGGCTTCTATTAAATACTTTGAAAACTACCACTTACTTTTTTTACTGTTCAGTTTTTATCTTTATCTTTCGCATGAGATACCATTAAAAGTGACTTTTTCATAACTCTTGTgctgatggagacgcatggtactttatgtaaatttgaaagtaaacatttttaatgttgtgtttttttaagtatGGTTACAGAATGACTTGATATAAATTCATGTTATTACGTGTTTTATAATTGAGTATTTTGtaaaatcatcatcacctctaaaaaacgttcaaaataatttttcaaagAACGATTtcgctgatggaggcgcatggtgtttcACGTGTAGTAGACTACCTGTTTTTAATCCATCTGCGGTCACTTGATCCATCTTGATCCATAGTTCTACTGCAGGGCCAC encodes:
- the LOC128723769 gene encoding uncharacterized protein LOC128723769 — translated: MMVTMDIRVPLLLALIAMIDLVSTLRDVRVSVPVAIRRGDNANLICHYDMEGAELYSVKWYKGKREFFRYTPKEIPALKSFVVAGLSVERPLSNGSHLTLMAVESAAAGKYSCEVSADLPSFDTMIVSSELEVVDIPVTKPLITGIKQFYRIGDVVYGNCTSYNSKPAANLTWLLDDKKINASQMTPYPVYKDHRSGLETSTLGIFFKLSHHFHGRSKLKFSCVAKIHNVYEQRVDRWIEDERPKLLAASASPVGLNPVNYVHPVYDQSSASSSYHHHDGSDFDNQNSDAYMTQIQGDMSSSASSPSRWWTIALSLGILQPASRAALATVMQMVPSILAVLLTLPIASGGQLTRAHEGPVLPPFRTI